The Nitrospira sp. genome contains a region encoding:
- a CDS encoding YtxH domain-containing protein — translation MADDRGTSAAVLLAFLSGAALGAVAALLLAPQSGSESRDRLRGYARRAETDLRDLAGRAGEAFEEVVDQGKEFVETKRSVLREAFDAGREAMKRERGRIQEEGPNRG, via the coding sequence ATGGCGGATGATCGAGGAACATCGGCAGCGGTCCTGCTGGCTTTTTTAAGCGGTGCGGCGCTGGGCGCTGTCGCAGCGCTGTTATTGGCGCCGCAATCAGGGAGCGAATCCCGCGATCGACTGCGCGGGTACGCCCGTCGCGCGGAAACCGATCTACGCGATCTTGCCGGGCGGGCCGGAGAGGCGTTTGAGGAAGTCGTCGATCAAGGCAAAGAGTTTGTTGAAACGAAGCGGTCGGTCCTGCGTGAGGCGTTCGATGCGGGACGCGAAGCGATGAAGCGCGAGCGAGGCCGCATCCAGGAAGAGGGGCCGAACCGAGGATGA
- the gatB gene encoding Asp-tRNA(Asn)/Glu-tRNA(Gln) amidotransferase subunit GatB: MNFETVIGVEVHAQLRTKSKMFCGCSATFGSSANSQTCPVCLGLPGSLPVINRTAVEMAVRAGLALNCTITANNQFARKNYFYPDLPKGYQISQYEFPICQHGWIEIAAAGGIKRVRIRRAHLEEDAGKNTHGAGTGESRVDLNRAGTPLLEIVTEPDMGSADEVVAYLKGLRDILMYLEVCDGNMEEGSFRCEPNLSLRPVGQKEFGTKVELKNINSFKYVKDAIDYEVKRQTKVLNEGGKIRQETRLWNIDRGETAVMRSKEEAHDYRYFPDPDLVPLKLEQEWIEGFKSLLPELPAVRMRRFVEAYGLPEYDAGVLTASKGMADYFESGVKQFNHPKTVSNWVMGELTRELNNSGTDISVSPVSPERLVGLLQMVDKGAISLKVARDMFPELYSSGKAPEQIVQEKGLTQVSDESVLEKIIDEVLSKNPTQVAQFKEGKQQVLGFLVGQVMKASGGKANPGKVNELLKKKLG; encoded by the coding sequence ATGAACTTTGAGACGGTCATCGGAGTGGAGGTCCACGCACAGCTCCGGACCAAATCCAAAATGTTCTGCGGGTGCAGCGCGACATTCGGGTCGTCGGCCAACAGCCAGACATGCCCGGTCTGCCTCGGTCTGCCGGGCAGCTTACCCGTCATCAACCGGACGGCGGTCGAAATGGCGGTCCGCGCGGGTCTGGCGCTGAACTGTACGATCACGGCAAACAATCAATTTGCGAGAAAAAACTACTTCTATCCGGACTTGCCGAAGGGGTATCAGATCTCTCAGTACGAATTCCCCATCTGCCAACATGGGTGGATTGAGATTGCCGCCGCCGGGGGGATCAAGCGAGTGCGCATCCGCCGAGCTCATCTCGAAGAGGATGCCGGCAAGAACACGCATGGAGCCGGCACGGGGGAAAGCCGTGTGGACTTGAATCGCGCCGGGACACCACTGCTGGAAATTGTCACGGAACCCGACATGGGGTCAGCCGACGAAGTTGTGGCGTACCTTAAAGGACTGCGGGACATCTTGATGTATCTTGAAGTCTGCGACGGCAACATGGAGGAGGGGAGCTTTCGGTGTGAGCCGAATCTGTCGCTCCGTCCGGTTGGACAGAAAGAGTTTGGGACGAAGGTCGAGCTGAAGAACATCAATTCCTTCAAGTATGTGAAGGATGCGATCGACTATGAGGTCAAGCGGCAGACTAAGGTCTTGAACGAGGGCGGAAAAATTCGCCAGGAAACCAGACTCTGGAACATCGACCGTGGTGAAACGGCCGTCATGCGCTCCAAAGAAGAAGCCCATGACTATCGCTATTTCCCGGATCCGGATCTGGTGCCGTTGAAGCTGGAACAGGAATGGATTGAGGGATTTAAGTCGTTGTTGCCGGAGTTGCCGGCTGTGCGCATGCGTCGATTTGTTGAGGCGTACGGATTGCCGGAGTACGACGCGGGCGTATTAACGGCGTCAAAGGGAATGGCCGATTATTTCGAGAGCGGTGTGAAGCAGTTCAACCACCCGAAAACCGTGAGTAACTGGGTGATGGGAGAGTTGACGAGAGAGTTGAACAACTCCGGGACGGATATCAGCGTCTCACCGGTCAGTCCTGAACGTCTAGTCGGCCTATTACAGATGGTGGACAAAGGGGCGATCAGTCTAAAGGTGGCTCGGGATATGTTCCCGGAGCTCTATAGCAGCGGAAAAGCGCCTGAGCAGATTGTTCAAGAAAAGGGTCTGACGCAGGTCTCTGATGAAAGCGTATTGGAGAAGATAATCGATGAGGTGCTGAGCAAGAATCCGACCCAGGTTGCACAGTTCAAGGAAGGCAAACAGCAAGTATTAGGTTTCCTCGTCGGGCAGGTCATGAAGGCCAGCGGGGGAAAAGCGAATCCAGGGAAGGTGAATGAGTTGTTGAAAAAGAAGTTGGGATGA